The Streptomyces sp. 135 sequence GCCGGGAGTGGTGGCGCGACGCGGTCATCTACCAGGTCTACCCGCGCAGCTTCGCCGACGGGAACGGCGACGGCATGGGCGACCTGCCCGGCATCACGGCACGCCTGCCGCACCTGCGCGACCTGGGGGTGGACGCCGTCTGGCTCTCCCCCTTCTACGCCTCGCCGCAGGCCGACGCCGGTTACGACGTGGCGGACTACCGCGCGGTGGACCCCATGTTCGGCACCCTCACGGACGTCGACGACCTCGTGCGGGAAGCCCACTCGCTGGGCCTGCGCGTCATCGTCGACCTCGTGCCCAACCACTGCTCCGACCAGCACGAGTGGTTCAAGCAGGCGCTGCGCGAGGGCCCCGGCTCGCCGCTGCGGGACCGCTTCCACTTCCGGCCCGGCAAGGGCACCGACGGCGAGCTGCCGCCGAACGACTGGGAGTCCGTCTTCGGCGGACCCGCCTGGACCCGCGTCGAGGACGGCTCCTGGTACCTGCACCTCTTCGCGCCGGAGCAGCCCGACTTCAACTGGGACCACCCGGCCGTCAAGGACGAGTTCCGCTCCATCCTGCGCTTCTGGCTCGACCTCGGCATCGACGGCTTCCGCATCGACGTCGCGCACGGCCTGGTCAAGGCGCGGGGCCTGCCGGACATCGGCCACGAGGAGCAGGTCAAGCTGCTCGGCGGCCAGGCCGTGCCGTACTTCGACCAGGACGGCGTGCACGAGATCTACCGCGACTGGCGCAAGATCCTCGACGAGTACACGCGCGAGGACGGCACCGAGCGCATCGCCGTCGCCGAGGCGTGGACCCCGACCGTCGAGCGCAGCGCCCTGTACCTGCGCCCCGACGAACTGCACCAGGCGTTCAACTTCGAGTACCTGACGACCGATTGGGACGCGCGGGCGCTGCGCGACGTCATCGAACGCTCCCTCGCCGCGATGAACTCCGTGGACGCGCCCGCCACCTGGGTGCTCTCCAACCACGACGTCGTACGCCACTCCACGCGCTTCGCCGGCGGCGACGAGGCCCGCGGCCTGCGCCGGGCCCGGGCGGCGACGCTGCTGATGCTGGCGCTGCCCGGCTCCGCCTACATCTACCAGGGCGAGGAGCTCGGCCTGCCCGAGGTCACCGATCTGCCGGACGAGGTGCGCCAGGACCCGGCGTTCTTCCGCTCCGCCGGGCAGGACGGCACGCGTGACGGCTGCCGGGTGCCGCTGCCGTGGTCCGGTGAGCGCGCGCCGTTCGGCTTCGGTCCGGCCGAGGGCGGTCCGAGCTGGCTGCCGCAGCCGGAGTCCTGGCGGGACCTGTCGGTGGCGGCGCAGACCGGTGACCCCACGTCGACGCTGGAGTTCTACCGCTCCGCGCTCGCCGTGCGCCGCGAGCACCCGGCGCTGGGCGCGGGCCGCGGTGTGGAGTGGCTGGACGCCCCCGAGGGCGTGCTCGCCTTCCGCCGCACGTGTGCGACGCGCGCGTTCGTCTGCACGGTGAACCTCACCGCCTCCCCCGTCACGCTGCCGACGCCCGGCGCCCTCCTGCTGGCGAGCGCGGGCGTGGCGCCGGGCGCCGACGAGACCGCCCTGCCGGCCGATTCGACGCTCTGGTGGGCAGCCTGAGACGCGACCGGTACAGTCCCCTCCTGTGACCGCACGGCTAGCCGACATCGCAGCCCAGGCGGGGGTCAGCGAAGCGACGGTGAGCCGCGTGCTCAACGGCAGGCCGGGCGTCGCGGCGGCCACCCGTCAGTCCGTGCTCGCCGCGCTCGACGTCCTCGGCTACGAACGCCCGGTGCGGCTGCGCCGGCGCAGCGCGGGCCTGGTCGGGCTGATCACGCCGGAGCTGGAGAACCCCATCTTCCCCGCGCTCGCGCAGGTCATCGGGCAGGCCCTGACCCGGCAGGGGTACACACCGGTCCTCGCCACCCAGACCCCCGGCGGCTCCACCGAGGACGAGCTGACCGAGATGCTGGTGGACCGCGGGGTGGCCGGCATCATCTTCGTCTCGGGGCTGCACGCGGACACCTCCGCCGACATGCGGCGCTACGAGCGGTTGCGGGCGCGGGACGTGCCGTTCGTCCTCGTGGACGGCTTCTCGCCCGAGGTGCGGGCGCCGTTCATCTCGCCGGACGACCGCGCGGCGATGCGGCTCGCGGTGACGCACCTCGTCTCGCTCGGTCATACGCGCGTGGGACTGGCCCTCGGCCCCAGGCGGTTCGTGCCGGTCCAGCGGAAGATCGAGGGCTTCGTGCGCTCGATGCGGGATCAGCTGGGACTGGCCCCGGAGGAGATCGAGGCGGACCTCGTCCAGCACTCCCTCTACACCCTGGAGGGCGGCCAGGCGGCGGCCGCGGCGCTGATGGACCGCGGCTGCACGGCGATCGCGTGTGCCGGCGACATGATGGCGCTCGGTGCGATACGGGCGGCGCGTCAGCGTGGCCTTGAGGTGCCGGACGACGTCTCGGTGGTCGGCTTCGACGATTCGCCGCTGATCGCGTTCACCGATCCACCGCTGACCACGGTGCGCAAGCCGGTGCCGGCGATGGGGCAGGCGGCGGTGCGTACACTCCTGGAGGAGATCGGCGGGACCCCCGCCCCGCACAGCGAGTTCGTCTTCATGCCGGAGCTGGTGGTTCGCGGTTCAACCGCTTCGGCCCCCAGGCGCCCCTAGGGTTCTTCGGGCCGCGGCCTCGTACTTCCGACGGAGAGAATGCGGTCCGGACCCGACCAGGGGATGATCGGTCGGAGGACGGGGATCTGGCAGACTCTGTGCCTATGGGTGAGACGATCGTGACAACACTTGAGGGCCGACAGGCGCCCACCGCATCACCCATCGCGGGCGAGGAAGATGACCGCAATGGGCGGAATCTCCTGCGTCGTCTGCGGACCCCCCGCCGTCCCCGGCTGTGGTTCGAGATCCTGCTGATCGCGGTGAGTTACTGGACGTACTCACTGATCCGCAACGCCGTGCCGGAGCAGAAGGCGCAGGCGCTGCGCAACGCCGACTGGATCTGGCGGATCGAGCACGACCTCGGGATCGCCGTCGAGCGGGGCGTCAACCACGCCGTGGACTCCGTGACATGGCTCATCGTCGGCATGAACTACTACTACGCGACGCTGCACTTCGTGGTGACGCTCGGCGTACTGGTCTGGCTCTTCCGCAAGCATCCCGGGCGGTACGCGGCCACCCGCCTCGTCCTCTTCGCGACGACGGCGGTGGCCCTGGTCGGCTACTACCTCTATCCGCTGGCGCCGCCGCGCCTGATGAACGGCACCACCTTCATCGACACGGTCCTGGTGCACCACACGTGGGGCTCGATGGCCTCCGGCGACCTGAAGAACATGTCGAACCAGTACGCGGCGATGCCGTCGATGCACATCGGCTGGTCCCTGTGGTGCGGCCTGACGATCTTCGCCCTGGCGTCGGTGCCGTGGGCCAAGGTGCTCGGCCTGCTCTACCCCGTGGCGACGCTCGTGGTGATCGTGGCCACGGCCAACCACTTCTGGCTGGACGCGGTGGGCGGCATGATCTGCCTGGCCTTCGGCCTCACGGTCACCCGCCTCTGGTACGGCGCGCTGCCGCACGCACTACCACGCGAGGTGTAACACCTGGGCTGCGCCCCGTAGGGGGCGGGGAACTGCGCGAGCAACCACAACCGACCCGCACCCGCCACCCCGCAGCCCACTCAAACCCCGCGGTGAGCGACCCGCCCTCCCACCACCGTGAGGAACACCGGCGCCGCCGCCACCTCATCGGCCGGCGCCACCACCGGATCGAGCCCGAACGCCGTGAGATCCGCCCGGCACCCAGGGGCGATCCGCCCCGCCGCGCCCCCCTCCCCCGCGGCGACGGCCGCGTGCGTCGTGCAGCCCTCCAGCGCCATGAGCCCCGTGAGCCCCGGCCCCCGCGAAGCCGCCCCGCGCGGACTGCGGGCGGTGGCCAGGACCTCACGTACGTCGTAGTGGGCGATCGGCCAGTCGGAGCCGAGCGCCACGTACGCCCCGGCGTCCCGCAGGTTGCGCATGCGCCAGGCCCGGGCGGCGCGCTCGTCGCCGAGCCGCTTGGACCACTCGTCGCTGTGGTCGGCCCGGGTGTACGCGGTGTGCGGCGGCTGCATCGAGGCGATGACGCCCAGCTCGGCGAAGCGCGGGACCGTGTCGTCCGGCACGGTCTCGATGTGCTCGATCCGGTGCGCGAGGCGGCCGCCGTCACCCAGTGACGCCACGGTGTCGAGGACGTGCCGCACGGCCGCGTCCCCGATGGCGTGCGTGGCGGTGCGCACTCCGGCCGCGTGCAGGCGCCGCACGGCGTCCGCGTACGCCTCCGGGTCCGGCCAGAAGGCGTCGGTGCCCTGGCCGTGGCAGTCCGCGTGCTCCAGCCAGGCGGTGCCGCCCTCGACCGTGCCGTCCATGAAGAATTTGGCGCCGCCGACCCGCCACAGCCGCCCCGCCTCGGCCTGGAGGGCGATGATCTCCTCGATGCCCTCCGCGCCCACCCCGGGCATGCACCAGGGGGCGAGCCGCAGCCGCAGCGGCAGGTCGCCCGCCTCCTCGACGGCCGCGAGCAGCTGCGGTACGTCCCCGCCGCCCATGTCCATGACGTGCGCGCCGGTCAGGCCGGTGGCCGCCATGGCGGACAGCAGCTCCACGAGGCGGTCGCGGCGCTCGGCGAAGGAGGGCCGGGGCAGCACGGACTGGACGAGATCCATCGCGGCGTGCTCGATCAGGTGCCCGGTGGGCCGCCCGTCCGCGTCGCACACGACGGTGGAGCGCTGCACGAACTCCCTCGGACCCTCGATGCCGGCCGCGCGCAGAGCGGCGCCGCTGACCAGGGCGGAGTGGCCGTCGTAGAGGCGGATGAAGGCGGGCGCGCCGTCGAGCACGTCCTCGATGAGCGCGCGGTCGACGGCCCGCCCGCCGAAGGCGTTGTGGTCGAGCCCCCAGGCGACGACCCATCCCCCGATCCGCTCGGCCCCGCGCAGCGCGGCCCGGAGCCCGTCGAGATCGCGTACGGCGGACAGATCGAGCCCCGTGGCCATCTCCAGGCCCCACACGGGGTGGCTGTGGGAGTCGACGAGGCCGGGCACGAGAGACGCCCCGGCGAGGTCGATCACCTCGGTGCCGGGCCCTCGCCAGTCACGTACGCCGTCATCGGTGTCGGCGACGGCGGTGATCACCCCGTCACGGACGGCGAGCGCGGTGGCGTGCGGCCGGCCGGGGTCGAGGGTGCGGACGCGGGCGCCGGTGAGGATGAGGTCGGCGGTGGGCACGGTGGCTGCTCCTAGGCGGTGGGGCTGGTCGTGGTGAGGGAAGCGGCGGGCCGCTCCGAGGGTTCCGGGGGCGGTTCCGCGGCGAAGTTCGCGTAGACCTCGGGGCGGCTGCGGCGCAGCCGCCACGCGAGCGCGAGGCCGAGGACGAGGACGGCGGGGACGAGGGAGACGAGGAGGGTGTTCACCAGGGGCGAGGCTCCGGTGAAGAGGCCGACGTGCGTGACGACGAGGACGAGGGCCACGCCTAGCAGGACCGTCGCCACGACCGGGGCGACGACGGTGCGCAGGACGCCCTCCTGGTGGCTGACCCGGCGGAAGTAGCAGGGCCCGGCGACGGCGGCGAGCAGCTGGAGCGTCAACAGGCCGATCATCCCCGGCGTGTTGACCCACAGCAGGAGCTGTTGGTACGGGTCGGCGCCGGCCGCGGCGAAGGCGAGGACGACGGCCGCGCCGAGCACGGTCTGGGCGGCGCCCGCGACGTACGGCGAGCGGTGGCGCGGGTGGACGCGGCCGAGGGCCTTGGGCAGGACGCCCTCTTCGGCCAGGGCGAGGCTGTAGCGGTTGATGGCGTTGTGGAAGGCGAGCAGGGAGGCGAGGACGCTGGTGACGATGAGGACGTGCATGAGGTCGGCGGCCCAGGCGCCGACGTAGGTGGTGATGGCGGAGAAGAAGAGCCCGGCGGGGTCGTCGCTCGCGGCCTTCACGACCTGCTCGTCGCCGAAGGCCTGGATGACGGTCCAGACGACGAAGGCGTAGAAGAGGCCGAGGAACGCGACGGCGATGTAGGTGGCGCGCGGCACGGTCCGGTCCGGGTCGCGGGCCTCACGGCGGTAGATGACGGTGGACTCGAAGCCGGTGAACGCGGCGGAGGCGCAGGCCAGGACGGCCGCGGTGCCGGGGACGAGGACGTTGCCCGGCGCGAGGCCCGCGAGGCTGAGCCCGTCGGCGCCGCCCTTCACGAGCACGCCGCCCGCGAGCAGTACGAGGATGCCGGTCTCGGCGACGAGCAGGACGCCGAGGAGTTTCGCGCCGAAGTCGATGGAGCGGAAGCCGCCGTACCAAATGAGCAGCAGGCCCGCGAGGGAGACGGGGAGCCAGGGGATGTCGGCGCCGAAGAGGGCGTGCGCCGTGTCCTGGGTGGCGGTGCCGAGCAGGCCGTAGACGCCTGTCTCCATGCCGTTGTAGCCGAGCATGGCGAGGAGCGCGGCAGCGATCCCGGCGGGGCGGCCGAGGCCGCGGGTGATGTACGCGTAGAAGGCACCGTCACCGCGGACGTGCCGGCTCATCGCGGTGAGCCCGACGGCGAAGACGGTCAGCGTGACGCCCGCGAGGAGGTAGCCGACGGGGGCGCCGATGCCGCCGAGCGTGAGGGCGACCGGGGCGACGCCCGCCATCACGGTGAGCGGGGCCGCGGCGGAGACGACGAAGAAGGTGATGTCGGCGGTGCCGAGGGAGCCGGTGCGGAGCGTGGGCGCGGATCTCTCCGCGGTGCTGGTGGCAGGCATGGCGAAGCAGCCCTTCTGCGGCGGGCGGACGCGGCGCACGGCGGGGTGCCGGACGCCGGGCAGGAGGCGGGAGCCAGAAACCTAAAGGCTTTCGGTTTCGGCAATGTAGCCTCACCCTGGGCAGTTCGGGAAGACTTCACCGCGAGACGGAGAGATCGGGACCATGGGCCGGCCGCGCACACCACTCCTGGACCGGGAGCGCATCACGACGACCGCGCTGGAACTCGTCGACGGCGACGGCGACTTCAGCGTGCCGCGGATCGCCAAGCGGCTGGGCGTGCAGACGGGCTCGGTGTACCACCATGTGGACGGCCGCGACGGCATCGTCGAGCTGCTGCGGGAACGGGTGGCCGAGGCGATCGACTCCGCCACGCTCGACCCCGGCCGCCCCTGGGACGCCTCCCTCGCCGCCTGGGCCCGCTCCTACCGCGCGGCCTTCGCGGCCCACCCCCGGACGATCCCCCTCCTGATGACGTCACCGGTGCGGGCACCGCGGGTGCTGGAGCAGTACGAGCGGGCGGTGACGCTGCTCCTGGCCGCCGGTTTCGCCCTGCCGGACGTCATGCCGCTGATCATCGCCCTGGAGAACATGGTGCTCGGCTCGGCGCTCGACCTCGCGGCGCCCGAGGCGATGTGGGAGCTGACGGACACGTCGGCGACGCCCGCGCTGGCCCGGGCCCTGGACGCGGTCCCCCCGGGCCGCGCGGACCGGGCCTTCGAGCTGGCGCTGGCGGGGTTCCTGGCGCAGGCGGGGGCCATGCTGGCGGCGTACGACGAGCCGGGCGGCGGCCAGTAGCCGCCTCAGACCTCTGCCACGCCTCCGATGAACCGCGGACACCGGTAGGAAAAGCGAGCCCTGCCGAGCAGACCTGCCCAGCACCGGCCTCTCGTCACTCGATCTCCCGGGAGACGGGACCGACCTCTTCGAGGAAGACCTTCGCGTTCACCCAGCGCGGCGCGTCACCGTCCACGTCCAGGTACTGGCACCGGTATCCGGTGCCGGCGCCGAGCGCGACCCTCTTGAGGGGCGGCATCTTGTCGCAGCGCAGTTCCTTCGCGTCCTTGCGGTACTGATCCCAGAACCGGCCCTGGACCGCCTTGGCCGGCAGTACTCCCGAGTCAGGAGGAAAGACGTGGTAATCGATGAACTGGACGGTCCAGGCTCCTCCGCCGGTGACATCCTCGACCAACACCTTCTCGGTGAGCGAGGCGTCAGAACCGGGCGGCGGCGGCAGGCCCATCGCCGACCGTCCCAAGTCGGTGCCAATGAGCTCCGGTTCGGCCGAGTCGACCACGACCGGCAGCTCCTTGACCGGTGCCGCGGGGCGGGGAGCGGGGCCGCCGCCTTCGGGGCTCGGCCAGAACGCTCGGCCGATCCCCACGGCCGCGAGGCACGCAACGGCCACCACGAACGCCGCCTCGAAGCGGCTGAGACCTTCGAAGTACCGCCGACGAAGCGCCGCTAAGCCCCGTAGAACCTCTCCTCCACCACCGCTCGCGCCCGCCTCGTGATCCGCCGGTAGTCGTCCAGCATGTCGCCGACGTGGCCCGCGTCGTAGCCCAAGTAGCGGCCCACCGCCGCCAGTTCACGGCCCCCGGAGGGGAACGTGTCGCCCGCCCGGCCGCGCACCAGCATCACCGCGTTGCGTACGCGTGTCGCGAGCACCCAGGCCTCGTCCAGGGTCGCCGCGTCCTCGGTCGGGATCAGGCCCGCGGCGCAGGCGGCGGCCAGGGCCTCGCGGGTGCGGGTCGTGCGCAGGCCCGGCTCGGTCCAGCCGTGCCGCAACTGGAGGAGCTGGACGGTCCATTCGACGTCGGAGAGGCCGCCGCGGCCCAGCTTGGCGTGGAGGGTGGGGTCGGCGCCGCGCGGCATCCGCTCGCTCTCCATGCGGGCCTTCAGGCGGCGGATCTCGCGGACCGCGTCCTCGCCGAGTCCCTGCGCGGGATAGCGCAGCGGAGCGACCAGGTCGATGAAGGCGCGGCCCAACTCCTCGTCACCGGCGACCGGTTCGGCCCGCAGCAGCGCCTGCGACTCCCACCCCAGGGACCAGCGGCGGTAGTAGGCCTCGTACGAACCCAGCGTGCGCACCAGCGGGCCGCTCCTGCCCTCCGGGCGCAGGTCGGTGTCGATGAGCAAGGGCGGGTCGGCGGACGGGAGTTGGAGCAGGCGCCGCATCTCCGCGACCACCTTCGCCGCGGCCTTCGCCGCCTCCTGCTCGTCGGCGCCCTCACGCGGCTCGTGCACGAACAGGACGTCCGCGTCCGAGCCGTAGCCCAATTCGTGGCCGCCGAAGCGGCCCATGCCGATGACCGCGAAGCGGGTCGGCAGTGTGTCGCCCCAGCCGTCGCGGACCACCGCGCGCAGCGTGCCGGCGATCGTGGCGGCCGTCAGGTCCGAGACCGCGTCGCCCACCCGGTCCACCAGCGCGCCCGGGTCCGCCTCGGCGGGGCTGTCCTCCGTGCCGTACGAGCCGATGATGTCCCCCGCGGCGGTACGGAACAGCTCCCGGCGGCGCACCCCGCGCGCCGCCGTCACGGCCTGCTCGGCGCCGTCCGCGCGGCGCACCGCCGCCAGGATCTCCTGCTCCAGGTGGGCGCGGCCGCGCGGCACCAGGCCCCGCTGGTCGCCGAGGAGGGCGACCGCCTCGGGGGCGCGCAGCAGCAGGTCGGGGGCGAGGCGGCCGGCGGACAGGACGCGGGCGAGGTTCTCCGCCGCGGCCCCCTCGTCGCGCAGCAGCCGCAGGTACCAGGGGGTCTTGCCGAGCGCGTCGGAGACCTGGCGGAAGTTCAGCAGGCCCGCGTCCGGGTCCGCGGAGTCCGCGAACCAGCCGAGCAGGACGGGCAGCAGCGTGCGCTGGATGGCCGCCTTGCGGGAGACGCCGGAGGCGAGCGCCTCCAGGTGGCGCAGGGCGCCGCTCGGGTCCGCGTAGCCGAGCGCGACGAGCCGCTCGCGGGCCGCCTCCGTGCTCAAGCGTGCCTCACCGGGTGCGAGTTGGGCGACGGCGTCGAGCAGCGGGCGGTAGAACAGCTTCTCGTGCAGCCGGCGTACGACGGAGGTGTGCCGCTTCCACGCGCGGTGCAGCTCGGTGATCGGCTCCGTGCGCATCCCGAGGGAGCGGCCGATGCGCCGCAGGTCCGCGTCGTCCTCGGGCACCAGGTGCGTGCGGCGCAGCTTGTACAGCTGGATGCGGTGCTCCAGGGAGCGCAGGAAGCGGTACGCGTCGTCGAGCTGGGCGGCGTCCACCCGCCCGACGTAGCCGCCCGCGCCGAGCGCGTCCAGGGCGGCGAGCGTCGACCCGCTGCGGATCGAGGGGTCGCTGCGGCCGTGCACCAGCTGGAGCATCTGGACGGCGAACTCGACGTCCCGCAGCCCGCCGGGGCCGAGCTTCAGCTCCCGCTCGACCTCCCCCGCCGGGATGTTCTCGACGACCCTGCGGCGCATCTTCTGCACGTCCGGCACGAAGTTCTCGCGCTCGGCGGCGTGCCAGACCAGCGGCGCGAGCGTGGCGACGTACTCCTCGCCGAGCGCCAGGTCGCCCGCGACGGGGCGGGCCTTGAGCAGCGCCTGGAACTCCCACGTCTTCGCCCAGCGCTGGTAGTAGGCGAGGTGGCTGGAGAGGGTCCGCACCAGTGGGCCGTTCCTGCCCTCGGGGCGGAGGTTGGCGTCGACGGGCCAGATGGTGCCCTCGACGTTCGTCTCGGAGCAGATCCGCATCATGTGCGAGGCGAGGCGCGTCGCGGCCCGCAGCGCCTTGCCCTCGTCGGAGCCGGCGCCGTCCGTCGCGCTCTCTGTGCCCGGCACGGGTTCGGCGACGAAGATGACGTCGACGTCGGAGACGTAGTTCAGTTCGTGGCCGCCGCACTTGCCCATCGCGATGACCGCGAGCCTGCACTGCGCCGCGTCGCCGGGGGCCGCCGCGCAGGCCATGGCGAGCGCCGCGCGCAGCGTCGCCGTCGCGAGGTCCGCGAGCTCGGCCGCGGCCTCGGCCACGTCGGTGGTGCCGCACACGTCACGGGCCGCGATGGCCAGCAGGCAGCGGCGGTAGGCGACCCGCAGCGAGACCGGGTCGGTGGCGTCGGCGAGCCCGCGCTCGAAGTCGGCCACGCCGGGGTGCAGGTCGGCCGACTCGTACGTGGCGAGGGCCCGCCAGTCCCGGGGGTGGCGTGCGAGGTGGTCGGCGAGCGCCTCGGAGGCGCCCATCACCCCGAGCAGGCGGTCGCGCAGCGGCTTGGCGGTGACGAGGGTGTCGAGCAGTTCCCGCCGGCCGGCCTCGTCCTCCTGCGCCTCCACGAGACGTACGAGCCCGAGCAGCGCCAGGTCGGGGTCGGCGGTGGCGCCGAGCGCGTCCAGGAGCAGCGGGTCGGAGCGGACGGCGCTCAGCTCCGGGGCGTCCAGGAGCCGTTCCGCCGCGGACGGATCCGTGAAACCGTGCCGCAGCAGCCGCGTGAACGTACTGCTTCTGCGCCCTTGCGGCAGCGTCATGGTCTCGCGCCTCCGTTCGATCACTCCTCAGGGTGAGCCTACGGCCTGACCGGTGCGCTGGGCGCACGTGCGCGGCCCGCCCTCGCGGAGGACGATCGAAGAAGCGCCGGAAGGACGGACATGCCGAAGATGGAACCCCGTACGGAACTGGACGTCAGGTACAGCAGCGCGGACGCGGAGCCGATGCCGTG is a genomic window containing:
- a CDS encoding amidohydrolase; this translates as MPTADLILTGARVRTLDPGRPHATALAVRDGVITAVADTDDGVRDWRGPGTEVIDLAGASLVPGLVDSHSHPVWGLEMATGLDLSAVRDLDGLRAALRGAERIGGWVVAWGLDHNAFGGRAVDRALIEDVLDGAPAFIRLYDGHSALVSGAALRAAGIEGPREFVQRSTVVCDADGRPTGHLIEHAAMDLVQSVLPRPSFAERRDRLVELLSAMAATGLTGAHVMDMGGGDVPQLLAAVEEAGDLPLRLRLAPWCMPGVGAEGIEEIIALQAEAGRLWRVGGAKFFMDGTVEGGTAWLEHADCHGQGTDAFWPDPEAYADAVRRLHAAGVRTATHAIGDAAVRHVLDTVASLGDGGRLAHRIEHIETVPDDTVPRFAELGVIASMQPPHTAYTRADHSDEWSKRLGDERAARAWRMRNLRDAGAYVALGSDWPIAHYDVREVLATARSPRGAASRGPGLTGLMALEGCTTHAAVAAGEGGAAGRIAPGCRADLTAFGLDPVVAPADEVAAAPVFLTVVGGRVAHRGV
- a CDS encoding glycoside hydrolase family 13 protein, which gives rise to MTQHVTAAPAHTDSVPSREWWRDAVIYQVYPRSFADGNGDGMGDLPGITARLPHLRDLGVDAVWLSPFYASPQADAGYDVADYRAVDPMFGTLTDVDDLVREAHSLGLRVIVDLVPNHCSDQHEWFKQALREGPGSPLRDRFHFRPGKGTDGELPPNDWESVFGGPAWTRVEDGSWYLHLFAPEQPDFNWDHPAVKDEFRSILRFWLDLGIDGFRIDVAHGLVKARGLPDIGHEEQVKLLGGQAVPYFDQDGVHEIYRDWRKILDEYTREDGTERIAVAEAWTPTVERSALYLRPDELHQAFNFEYLTTDWDARALRDVIERSLAAMNSVDAPATWVLSNHDVVRHSTRFAGGDEARGLRRARAATLLMLALPGSAYIYQGEELGLPEVTDLPDEVRQDPAFFRSAGQDGTRDGCRVPLPWSGERAPFGFGPAEGGPSWLPQPESWRDLSVAAQTGDPTSTLEFYRSALAVRREHPALGAGRGVEWLDAPEGVLAFRRTCATRAFVCTVNLTASPVTLPTPGALLLASAGVAPGADETALPADSTLWWAA
- a CDS encoding phosphatase PAP2 family protein → MGETIVTTLEGRQAPTASPIAGEEDDRNGRNLLRRLRTPRRPRLWFEILLIAVSYWTYSLIRNAVPEQKAQALRNADWIWRIEHDLGIAVERGVNHAVDSVTWLIVGMNYYYATLHFVVTLGVLVWLFRKHPGRYAATRLVLFATTAVALVGYYLYPLAPPRLMNGTTFIDTVLVHHTWGSMASGDLKNMSNQYAAMPSMHIGWSLWCGLTIFALASVPWAKVLGLLYPVATLVVIVATANHFWLDAVGGMICLAFGLTVTRLWYGALPHALPREV
- a CDS encoding LacI family DNA-binding transcriptional regulator, translating into MTARLADIAAQAGVSEATVSRVLNGRPGVAAATRQSVLAALDVLGYERPVRLRRRSAGLVGLITPELENPIFPALAQVIGQALTRQGYTPVLATQTPGGSTEDELTEMLVDRGVAGIIFVSGLHADTSADMRRYERLRARDVPFVLVDGFSPEVRAPFISPDDRAAMRLAVTHLVSLGHTRVGLALGPRRFVPVQRKIEGFVRSMRDQLGLAPEEIEADLVQHSLYTLEGGQAAAAALMDRGCTAIACAGDMMALGAIRAARQRGLEVPDDVSVVGFDDSPLIAFTDPPLTTVRKPVPAMGQAAVRTLLEEIGGTPAPHSEFVFMPELVVRGSTASAPRRP
- a CDS encoding TetR/AcrR family transcriptional regulator C-terminal domain-containing protein — encoded protein: MGRPRTPLLDRERITTTALELVDGDGDFSVPRIAKRLGVQTGSVYHHVDGRDGIVELLRERVAEAIDSATLDPGRPWDASLAAWARSYRAAFAAHPRTIPLLMTSPVRAPRVLEQYERAVTLLLAAGFALPDVMPLIIALENMVLGSALDLAAPEAMWELTDTSATPALARALDAVPPGRADRAFELALAGFLAQAGAMLAAYDEPGGGQ
- a CDS encoding bifunctional [glutamine synthetase] adenylyltransferase/[glutamine synthetase]-adenylyl-L-tyrosine phosphorylase is translated as MTLPQGRRSSTFTRLLRHGFTDPSAAERLLDAPELSAVRSDPLLLDALGATADPDLALLGLVRLVEAQEDEAGRRELLDTLVTAKPLRDRLLGVMGASEALADHLARHPRDWRALATYESADLHPGVADFERGLADATDPVSLRVAYRRCLLAIAARDVCGTTDVAEAAAELADLATATLRAALAMACAAAPGDAAQCRLAVIAMGKCGGHELNYVSDVDVIFVAEPVPGTESATDGAGSDEGKALRAATRLASHMMRICSETNVEGTIWPVDANLRPEGRNGPLVRTLSSHLAYYQRWAKTWEFQALLKARPVAGDLALGEEYVATLAPLVWHAAERENFVPDVQKMRRRVVENIPAGEVERELKLGPGGLRDVEFAVQMLQLVHGRSDPSIRSGSTLAALDALGAGGYVGRVDAAQLDDAYRFLRSLEHRIQLYKLRRTHLVPEDDADLRRIGRSLGMRTEPITELHRAWKRHTSVVRRLHEKLFYRPLLDAVAQLAPGEARLSTEAARERLVALGYADPSGALRHLEALASGVSRKAAIQRTLLPVLLGWFADSADPDAGLLNFRQVSDALGKTPWYLRLLRDEGAAAENLARVLSAGRLAPDLLLRAPEAVALLGDQRGLVPRGRAHLEQEILAAVRRADGAEQAVTAARGVRRRELFRTAAGDIIGSYGTEDSPAEADPGALVDRVGDAVSDLTAATIAGTLRAVVRDGWGDTLPTRFAVIGMGRFGGHELGYGSDADVLFVHEPREGADEQEAAKAAAKVVAEMRRLLQLPSADPPLLIDTDLRPEGRSGPLVRTLGSYEAYYRRWSLGWESQALLRAEPVAGDEELGRAFIDLVAPLRYPAQGLGEDAVREIRRLKARMESERMPRGADPTLHAKLGRGGLSDVEWTVQLLQLRHGWTEPGLRTTRTREALAAACAAGLIPTEDAATLDEAWVLATRVRNAVMLVRGRAGDTFPSGGRELAAVGRYLGYDAGHVGDMLDDYRRITRRARAVVEERFYGA
- a CDS encoding APC family permease — protein: MPATSTAERSAPTLRTGSLGTADITFFVVSAAAPLTVMAGVAPVALTLGGIGAPVGYLLAGVTLTVFAVGLTAMSRHVRGDGAFYAYITRGLGRPAGIAAALLAMLGYNGMETGVYGLLGTATQDTAHALFGADIPWLPVSLAGLLLIWYGGFRSIDFGAKLLGVLLVAETGILVLLAGGVLVKGGADGLSLAGLAPGNVLVPGTAAVLACASAAFTGFESTVIYRREARDPDRTVPRATYIAVAFLGLFYAFVVWTVIQAFGDEQVVKAASDDPAGLFFSAITTYVGAWAADLMHVLIVTSVLASLLAFHNAINRYSLALAEEGVLPKALGRVHPRHRSPYVAGAAQTVLGAAVVLAFAAAGADPYQQLLLWVNTPGMIGLLTLQLLAAVAGPCYFRRVSHQEGVLRTVVAPVVATVLLGVALVLVVTHVGLFTGASPLVNTLLVSLVPAVLVLGLALAWRLRRSRPEVYANFAAEPPPEPSERPAASLTTTSPTA